One window of Dechloromonas sp. ZY10 genomic DNA carries:
- a CDS encoding diguanylate cyclase domain-containing protein — translation MSSIHPLTLGFRDSRREEAFTLASLARIRTQGVTAIAVGMFVYLLGGILDHWFVEPELEQVLWQIRLIALLIPGLVMGLVFSRWFARFYNLLLALVGLAAGSGVIAMLLVLPRDTVAYYYPLLVLVTFYTYNFIGTRFVHAFCVDLGLLLSYNLVFAWHSGYPGYLLLAHNFFFLSANLIGGTAGYLAERQRRLLFLHESELEEERQRHLSRSLHDPLTGLPNRDLLFDRIKHALAEAQRAGGLHCGYFLDLDGFKAVNDRLGHEAGDEVLREIARRLRTAVRASDTVARIGGDEFFVLALDIGDRDSACALARKLLDLVAAPMPGFPGDLPLGTSIGLCLFPYDGMSVSGLIHRADEAMYRVKHCGKGNFAIADELRAAFAQ, via the coding sequence ATGTCGTCGATTCATCCTTTGACGCTGGGTTTCCGCGATTCGCGGCGGGAAGAGGCATTTACGCTCGCTTCTCTGGCGCGAATCAGAACTCAAGGGGTAACTGCGATTGCCGTCGGGATGTTTGTGTATCTGCTCGGCGGAATCCTCGACCACTGGTTTGTCGAGCCCGAACTGGAGCAGGTGTTATGGCAGATTCGCCTGATTGCCTTGCTCATTCCAGGCTTGGTCATGGGGCTGGTTTTTTCACGATGGTTTGCCCGGTTTTACAACCTGTTGCTGGCATTGGTCGGGTTGGCCGCCGGTAGCGGGGTGATCGCCATGCTGCTGGTGCTGCCGCGCGATACCGTGGCTTATTACTACCCGTTGTTGGTTCTGGTGACGTTTTATACCTACAACTTCATCGGGACCCGCTTCGTGCATGCCTTTTGCGTCGATCTTGGTCTGCTTCTTTCCTACAACCTGGTCTTTGCTTGGCATTCGGGGTATCCCGGGTATTTGTTGCTGGCCCACAACTTTTTCTTCCTGTCGGCCAACCTGATTGGCGGGACCGCCGGCTATCTGGCCGAGCGCCAGCGCCGACTGCTGTTCTTGCACGAAAGCGAATTGGAAGAGGAGCGGCAGCGGCACCTCAGCCGCTCATTGCATGATCCGCTGACTGGTTTGCCCAATCGCGACCTGCTGTTTGACCGGATCAAACATGCGCTTGCCGAGGCACAGCGAGCCGGCGGGCTGCACTGTGGCTATTTTCTCGATCTGGATGGTTTCAAGGCGGTTAATGATCGACTGGGGCACGAAGCCGGTGACGAGGTTCTGCGCGAGATCGCGCGGCGTTTGCGTACGGCGGTACGTGCCAGCGACACCGTGGCCCGGATCGGCGGCGATGAGTTTTTCGTGCTGGCGCTGGATATTGGCGATCGCGACAGCGCCTGTGCGCTGGCGCGCAAGCTGCTAGATCTGGTTGCAGCCCCGATGCCCGGTTTTCCTGGCGACCTTCCTTTGGGTACCAGTATCGGGCTGTGTCTTTTTCCCTATGATGGAATGAGTGTTTCCGGCCTGATTCATCGTGCCGACGAGGCGATGTACCGGGTCAAGCATTGCGGCAAGGGCAATTTTGCGATTGCCGATGAATTGCGGGCCGCCTTTGCCCAATAG
- the nudC gene encoding NAD(+) diphosphatase, with product MPDQASVYWILRHEQRLLLRIADPLTPFPQLAASLPLTTKAPPLKIGEWLGRPCYAAELRDFPEQLELEPLPLRTLFAHAGPEAFALAGRGVQLLDWQAQHRFCGRCATPAEALTGEFAMRCPACGLVAYPRLSPAIMVLVRDGERLLLARSPHFKPGVYSALAGFVEPGETLEQCAVREVREEVGIEITNLRYFASQPWPFPNSLMIAFFADYLSGEVRPAPDEIEAADWFTVDRLPLLPEPVSISRRLIEAACTRSA from the coding sequence ATGCCTGATCAAGCCAGTGTCTATTGGATTCTTCGCCACGAACAACGGCTGCTGCTGCGCATCGCCGACCCATTGACTCCGTTTCCACAACTGGCAGCCTCCTTGCCTCTGACTACAAAAGCACCGCCGCTGAAAATCGGCGAGTGGCTGGGGCGTCCCTGCTACGCTGCTGAACTGCGTGATTTTCCCGAGCAGCTTGAGCTTGAACCGCTGCCGCTGCGCACCCTTTTTGCGCATGCCGGGCCGGAAGCCTTCGCCCTCGCCGGACGAGGCGTGCAACTGCTTGACTGGCAGGCACAACATCGCTTCTGCGGCCGTTGCGCCACACCGGCCGAGGCTCTTACAGGCGAATTCGCGATGCGCTGCCCAGCCTGCGGCCTGGTGGCCTACCCTCGCCTGTCGCCGGCGATCATGGTCCTGGTCCGCGATGGAGAGCGCCTGCTGCTGGCTCGCAGCCCGCATTTCAAGCCCGGTGTGTATAGCGCCCTGGCCGGTTTTGTCGAACCGGGTGAGACCCTGGAGCAATGCGCAGTCCGAGAGGTGCGCGAAGAAGTAGGTATCGAAATCACCAATTTGCGCTACTTCGCCAGCCAGCCCTGGCCTTTTCCCAACTCGCTGATGATCGCCTTCTTTGCCGACTATCTTAGCGGTGAAGTCCGTCCGGCTCCCGACGAAATCGAGGCGGCTGACTGGTTCACCGTCGACCGGCTGCCACTGCTGCCAGAGCCGGTCAGCATTTCTCGACGACTGATAGAGGCAGCCTGCACTCGCTCTGCCTGA